In Calypte anna isolate BGI_N300 chromosome 5, bCalAnn1_v1.p, whole genome shotgun sequence, the sequence AGAGTTCTGATCCCTTACTTCTACTTTTTAAtagtttcttcagttttcagaacTTCTGGATAAATTAAGTATAAAGCAAAACTTAGAATACAATATTTAAGTATATTTAAGTATAAAAAATAGACGTGTTTTTGAAAGaaaggcttaattttttttttactgaagtcaatagaagttttgtttctgttagaTGCCATCTCAGGCCTGGGATTCAGTGTTGAGATTTGGTGTTGGGATTCCTATCTGGCTCATCAGTTCATCACCACCAGAATGTCTGATGTGTGTAGACAGTAAGAAGACTAGTGATCAATGCCAGTTGcatattttttgtgttgtttatCAATAAAGGGCCAAACTATGAATTTGTTCCTTATGCAGAATGAGATGCAGAgctgcacagccccaggaaAAAGAATTACTTAGAAAAACTGTCTTAGAAAATCCATCACTTTTTCCTTGTTGCTAAAGAGAACAAATTTTCTTTACCAGGTGCAGATGTCTCCTTCCAGCCTGCAGACTCAGATCTCCTCTGGAGTCCTTATACACAGGCAGGGAAGTGTGGTGGCCTCTGAGAGTTTACTGGTTTCTAGCAGAGAGGCACAATAGGGTCCGGTCATGTAAGGGGAATGAGGAGTCCACATACCCTTTTGTCCTCTCCTGTAACAGCTATGGGATGGATTACATGCTGGCCTTTTAGTCTTTGAGCGTTTCAATTTCATGACAACTCCTGTGGCAGTAACCACCTATTAAAAGGACAATAATTATGTTTGTTTGATGAACTGCTTGGTTTGCTCCTGCACTAACAGATAAGATCCGTTACGTTTGTTCTCCTGTTTCTGCCAATACTACTGGACATCAGAGATTAAGACCCAgacatttgtttgtttatttttacaccATGTTAGCAAAgtatgaagaaaatataaaccaTTTTATAATTGCTGGAAAAGTTGTGTGTAATTCACAAGCTGACAGATGTGGGAAGCGATAGTTGACTGAAAGTATTGgaggaatatttattttgcaaaccTATTCTGAGAGAcagaattacaaaatatttgccTTCAGATGGGTTGGATAGATCTTTCCTGACTTTGGAAAAACCCAGGATCTTGTAAGTGGATGGGAGGGTTAAATGTGCTAAAAGTTATCGGAACATCAAACAAAGTCAAAAGATTTAATTTGGCCTcctcatttctgtttctgttgctgGGAATTTTGTACACAAAATACTCCAGTCTTATCAAATCATTAACACTGATTCTGGTTTTCATGGAAccacttgtttttcctttggagaCATTGTAGTTATAAAGCATTTTGACTAGTGTATATAGCATGTGTATATATAGTaaatatatagtgtatatagtatatatagtgtatatagTAAAAAGGCTTTTTCATAGCAAAGTTCTTTACCTCATGAGCAAATTATGCTGCTTCTTGTGAAGGATACATGGCCCTGCTCCAGAGAAttaagtgtttaaaaattacaacTATTTCAAAGCTGACACAAATTATTTGGTGAAAAAAGAATGTTCTTTGAGAAATATTTGTATAATAAAAGCAAACCCCTGTGAACATAATAAACAAATTTTAGTTAGGCATAATTGGATTTAGTTACTGGTTATACTTAGTCAAGTTGGAATTTTTTCTCCTGATGCCTGTGTGCTCTACACTACTTAAGTATGATGTGAGATAATATAAAATGGTTTATTGACAGCACAAGGAAAGTATTTGGATTGCTTTCTGGAGTTGCCATTATTGGCTTTAATTATGACTTGTTGTCCTTTGGGTACTAAATGAGCCAGAAAAGGCTTCATACGTGCCAAAGTATTCATTAGTATTCCCCTTTCTGTCATTGTACTTGCAGAAGAAGTTTATATCTGGCACCTGACTACAGTTCTTACTAGCACAGACCAAGAGGCTTTGCAGATTTTGATAATCATCTGAAAGTACACCAGTGTCTCTAGTTTTTTGATACAGTAGTTCCTAGGTAACAGTGGCAGAACTCTCCGACCACTTTCTGATGTAACTGGagaacaaacattttttgtaGTCCTTTGTGTGACATGGCTGCTTAAAGTAAGTTTTGTGGCATcaactacagaaagaaaaataataacttcCCTGTTCCATGTTAGGGGATCTGGACTAGGACTTCATGGCAAAGCACTTGTATTTCAGCATTTAGGCTCTTTGCCATCATTCTGCATAGCACTAATAATGGAGCCGCAAAAATCTTTCTGAGCTAAAAATAGCCTTTAGAATCTATTttggtaattaaaaaattgtctATAGTGAGGTACATTTCTTAACCATAGGGTGTTTTTAGGGgacataaaaaccaaaataataacTCATAAAGTATATTCCATGAACTGCTCTGATGCTTCACTGTAGTGCTTACTGAGAATGGTGACCGCTCCTTTAACATCTGCTGTTGAACAGACTGATGGACAAGGATCAATTCCTGCTCTGATATTTAACATTgcaaaactaattttaatttacaaCCTTGTTTGAGCTGAACTTACAGTCATGTTTTAAGCAGCCTTTGAAATGCTGGCCTGTGAGGCACCAAACTGTTCTtagaaattaatactttaacTAAGGTGTTGTGCAAACAGATGCTTCTGATTTTGGAGGCATTTGATAACACCTTACACTTCTCACCTGTCATATTAAAGCATAAGCTGGCCTTGACCTAAGCACACAGCTCCTCTTGAACTTCTAGGACTTTGAAAAGAAGATTGTTTTCATAGGTTGGTACTGTTTCAAAACCTTGTTCTCCCAGAAATCTTAGGGGTTCCAAAAACCTCACACTTCTCAGAGATTTGTACTCTTGTTCATATATGGATTTCAACTACTGTTTAAAGGCTACCACCCAACATTTTGCTTTGTGGGATGTTCATGGTGAAAAGATGCTTAGCCAGTCATGTCTCCTGCATGGGCAAGAGGAAGAGCTTGGTCTTTACCCTTTAAAAGACAtagtttcaaatatttctttgggCATGtaggaagttttaaaaataaaagatgttcTATTCAGTTGCTGTTTATTCCAACTTCAGCATTTTGCTTCTCCCCACGAGCGCGGCAGGTGGTGCTCTTGATCCtttcaaacagcattttttgCACTTCAGTAAGGTCAGATTATGCCATCCAGCACCAGCTTGTTGGTTTTAGCTCTGTCCACCTAGACCAAGGGTATTTCAGGCCTGAGAGAAGTGTTTTCTATCAGTGAAAACGAAAACAGTGCAAAAAAGATATTTGCACTGGGAACTGGGTTTTTGcagtaaatgaagaaaagctCAATACAAACAGAAGTAACTCGTTGACAAATACATACTTAGGCATGCTATTGCCCAGTCCAGCCTTATCTCCCAAGCTTAGATGGCAAAGATGCTAGCTGCATAACCTGTAAGTAAAACATTGTAGCTATTAAATTGTATGGTTCTATTAATTTTGGTTGTTCTATGTATTTTAAGCAGGATAACACTTTCACCTACACTTTGTAATTTCCCTTTGCAAGCAACACAAAACTTATAAGCTGCAACTATTCTAATTTCAAGATCTTTCATGATTTGAGAATAGCCACTTGCTTGTTTCTTAGCTGGCAGCTATAACCTGTGATGAGGATCATGCATTTGCTGCCACCTCTTACCTTAGAAAAAGTCTGTACCAGAAATCCCCCCCAGCAGTAGAGAGGTAAATTCTCTTCCAGCTGTTAACAAACAGATGGTAATTCAAATGCTTGGTTGAAAATGATCAGGCAAGTAACAAAAAATGGGCAATTCTGAGCAGTTCAAATCttcggggaaaaaaaatcattgtgaGTATATGCCGACTGTCTAGTCAGCTGGATTCctatcccttttttttatttttttttttaacagtattcCTGGAAAGGCATCATTGCCAGCTCtttagaatttttcttttaaatatgtgtTTCTTAGGCATTTAGTGttagataaaaaaataagcCTGTTTCATTTATTCTTGCAGCATTTAATGCTACAGCTCCCCAGTCATCTTCTGTGTATGTTAACTATGTTCAGAGTAAAATAAGGCATTAAGTTTTACCCGAGGTGTTATacacaaaatacatttgtttagTTAGATTTTTCTTGGCACACCAAAAGTAAACACCAATAGATGGTGCTGTTGGTGCATTAGTAAGGTTCAGTTTCACGTTTGTTTTCTGGTCTGAGGttggaattttgtttttttatctaaaaaaaaaaaggggggggggggagaacaaaacaacaaaatccctAATGCTGAGCTTTCATCCAAGATGTTCTGCCCACACTGAACCGGTCACCGTTTAACTTTAACCTGAACTGTGGCCCAGGAAATCCTTCCACATAAATAACCTTGGGAGTTGCCATGACCATTTTTGGAACATGCTCCCTCAATAAATCTGTTACTTTGTTGTGCAATGCTGAAGTATACAGTTGTTTCTCTGATTAATTAgggcaaaaaataaatttgtacaCTCAATCCAAGCTGTGACACGTTTCAGCCCTGGCTGGAATATATGGGTAGAGAAGGCCTTAAGAGTCTTCTCTACAGATCTGCCCTGGAATTTTAAGATGCatgcttgcttgcttttgagTTTAGTTTATTTGACTAGATAAGGTGGCTGCTAAAAAAGTCTGTAACTGAGGAGCTTTAGTCTGTCACAGAAGTGCCATGCTAGGTTAGTAAGGGTAAGACTGAAAACAGTAAGAAATCATTCATCTTGACCACCTGCCCCCACCAAAGACAACATAACAGAACTATTTTATGTAatagtgtttattttatttcacatattACCCATGGAGAAGAGCTGATATATTCTCTACATCTTTCACCAGTCTGGAATGcaagataaaaaaatgtatggAAAAAGAGTTTAGCGTTTGACATCCACGATATGAAAAATAGAGGGGatacaatgttttaaaatgcccttatgcaatatatatatatatatataaaacgtataaaaataaaatatatttttaaaaaaaagatacaaacaGGACATGACACAGAACAATCTTAAATATCGATACGTATCCCATGATCCACGCACACCGCACTTATAATTAACAAAAACCACGTACAATTgcacttttcctctctgtgaCGTTCAAGTATATGGCAGTCCCCGCAGGGACTAGTGAGTGTCCGATTCCCTGCCGGGTGCAGATAACGCAGAGGGTAGAGCAGATGTGGGCAACATGTCCGTGCGACCTGCCCCTGCCAGGGGCCGAACGTGCACCCTCTCACACTTGGGGTCCACCCAGTCGCGGGGTCCCCCTGAGCAACCCCTCTTCGAGGCAAACGGGGCCGGAGCAGCTCCGAGCGCAGCCCGGCGGCAAGGCAGGCCCGGACCCCCGGGGTGCAGCGGCAGGATAGGGAGGGCGACATGGCGGCCGGCGAGGCAGCGGCGCCTCTGGCGGCCTTGGGCCGGGCGCCTTCAGTGCtaggcggcggcggcggcgccggcGGTGCCTCGCCTGGCGAGGGTAAGCAGTCCGTGACCGCTCCGCCGCTGCGGCGGACGGAGGGAGCAGCCCCAGTGCGTCTCCAGCGGGACATGGCCTTCACAGTTTCACCGCACTGGCTCTCCGCCGCGGGACCAGCCGCTCCTCACCCTGTCGGGCCCTGGCGACGCGGCCCGCCGCTCCGCCGCCCCCGGCCCAGGGAAGGTGCGCCGGGTTCCCGCCCGGACGGGCGCTCTCCACGAATCAGAGCGGCGGCTCCCGAGCATCGACGGACCTTCGGAGTGTCCGTGCGTCAGTCTATCCATCAGAGACAGCCTCGGCCGGGTAGTGCGGCGTTCAGATCCCCAGAACAGGGGCGAGGGGCTGCGCCCGCCGCGTCCGGGGGCGCCGCCCGGCCCAAGGGAAGCGGTCCGGGCTGCGGCGTTCCGGCAGGGAGCGGCGCCTGCGGCCGTAGCCCTGGGGCTGATCTTGTTGGGGGGAGCGGTATCGTCCTTATCCTTGTCCGTCAGCTGGTAGATCTGGTGGGCCAGCTTCTGCACCGTACATGTCCCGAACCGGCACCCCGTGCGGATGGCTTGGAAGTGGGGGAAACTGTTAATGCTCTGGCGGTAGCGCTTGACGCGGATGTGAGCATCCTCCCGGCTGCTGCAAGGCAGGAAGAGAGAGCGGGCATTAGATACGTGCAGTGGGGCCTCGGAGCAGGGGACCCAGTAGGCCCGGGgcggggagggcagggagccCCCCAAGCTGGAGGCGGGCTCGTCCCTACTGTGCAAAACCCCCTCACcgcccctggctctgctctccgCCGAGCGGCGAGAGATGGGCGAGCTGGTCTCAGAGCAGAGCTTGCTGCCGATGGGAAGAGAGGCCCCGCTGTTTTATGGCTGTTACTTTATCTATGGATCCAGAGCTCAAGTTACTATTTATATTTGACTTTCACAGTAAAGGCGCTGCTATCTCCCGCCAGCTGAAGAGAGGCTGCTACTAGGGCGGTGTGCTGCCCGGGCAAGACCTGCCTCCGGGTCTTGGGGGTTCTATAGCGACAATAAGCCTCAGCACCCAGAAATGAGGGGAGCCCAAAACTTTCCGCTGCCTCGAGCAAGTGCCGAGTCCAAAAGGGGCTGGAATTTACCTGGGATGCGAGACTCGGGGATCCTCCCTCACGTCCTGGGTCCGTATGAGTGGCTGCACCTCGGCGGCTGCCCCCAGCCCTCGGAGAGCTACCGAAGGCTTGATGTCCCGCTTGGCTCGGCTCAATGCCCATTTCGTCCATCTGAAAGGAGAGCAAGGGAAGAGGATAGCCTGTTAGCGCAAGTCTGCAAAGCAGGAGCCAAAGCAAATAGATTTAGGGGGGTACAGTCTTTGCCAGCGCCGAGATTtgtatgtgtgtatttatttatttatttttaatgtgtccTGAAAGGCATGTGTCCTTTTAGGAGCTGTGCAATTCCCATAGGGAAGCCAGTCTCTCTGATCGTGGCCGGACCCCGGTGCAGGGTCGCGGAGGTTCCGCAGGTCCAAGAGCGGGCTGGGCGCTGGCAGGAGGGAGCGGTCCTATACTCACTTTCTTTTGAACTCCGTCGCTACGTCCACCTTTACAGCATCCACCCCGAAGAAGGTCACAGAGCCGACATAAAGCAGGGCTACGTGAAGTAGCTTCATACTGGCTGGGCTGCTgatggagagaaaagagaagagttcTAAGCATGGTTGCTAATAGAAGTCAAGTAAGGTCTGCCCTTTATTTCTGGTGATTCTAAAGAGCTCCCCCAGGCTACCGCTGACTTTGCGATATGAACCAGAAGCTAGTATTTGCTCAACAACTTATCAGAGAGTAAATAACAGAGCCTCCAAAGTTTACGTTTGTCGAGAGTTTTACTTGCAGAGGCAGCTGAAAACCAGCAGGATTTCCAGAATACCCCCAGCGGCTTGTATTAGGATTTAGCAAACCCCTGAGATTAGAGAGAGCTGGCTATCAAGCATATCGTTTCCAAACTCCGGCAAGTGTTTTGCTGCCTGAAAGTTTATCCCTTGATAGTTCATCTTCCCACTCCGCACGCAGAACCAGCTAGTTCTGGATCTTACGTTGTAAACTGCAGCTGATGCCAAGAGCCAGTGCAAGGCTCTGCAGCATAACTCCAAGCGCTTCATAACAGTCCAGATTTAGTAGATTTTTACTTCGTCTCCACCTCCCTTGCATCTTGTGTTCTTGTGGTcgagagaggaaaaaaaatagttcttaCCTGACAGTGAGGATAATCCACtgagacaaatattcttgtAGTAGCGATCCGATGTTGCAGGGTTTCCTGAGAATCGAGAACTCCTTCTTTGTGTGTCTGAAGTAACCACTGCCGAGCTGCGCTCAACCGCTCGCTTTTATAGAGCAGCGCGGGGGAAGTGGGTGGACCTTGGCGTGGCTGGACGATTTTTCTttgacacccccacccccacctccGAATAGCTTCTTAATCATTTTAGCGTGGATTGGGGGCAACCCATACTAGGGTAAAACCAAGAGGATTATTGAAAATTATCTTAAACAACCCCCTTGGTATTTTTGTTAATTCTAATGACAGCTTTAGGTGTGGATTCCGAGTAATGACATAACTTTCAAAATCTGATAAGCCCCTCGGTCTGTTTTACAGGAGACAGACTTTTTAACTGCCGGTATATAATTACGTTTACACGGTCTGCAGCATAATTTCTCATTGTAAGTGAAACAGATAGCGTAATTTCTCATTCAGTTTCAGATGGGCGGAAGCAGGGGTGTAGGAACTAGACCCTCACAATTTCAAAATCTATGCAAATCCCTCAAATACCCACGCtccaaaaataaacccataTTTGGACAACATGAATTTTATGAGTAACTGTAATAAATGCCAGCCTTCTTTACATAAGTAAGGAGGTGACAAATCAGTCATCATTAATATTTATGACTCAACTTGAGTGCAATTTTTATctaataaaatgtatttggtTACTTGATCGAATCAGAGAAATCACGATTTAAATGGTTTTGGAAGATGAAGGTTAGAGCCTATTTCTATACCTTGGAACGAAGGAAGCAGTATTACTCTGGGGCAAACACGGAGACACTGAAATTCTTGGGTTTGTAGACGTCAGGGAAGACTTTCTGTGCATCGATTTATCCCCAGTCTGTAAACTTTTATATACGTGGATGCATTCACATCCCTGATTATAAAGCTAAACCAGTGCAGGATCCAAGTCTCCAATAGCATTCTCCCGGCTGGCCAGCAGCAAAACCTCACTCTGCCCACCTTTTTGGGCTTTTTACAGCCTTTAGCATCTTTACTCCGTGAGGCTTCGAAAATGCAGAGGTCCGTCTCCGCAGCGGGTGCGGGAAGCGATCACTAGCGGAATTGTTTCTCTGATTACTTGTCGCAATGCAAACTCAGTGGAAACGAGAGAATTGCCCCCAGGAGACCTGCGTGCTAGGGCGACATGGTTGCCTTCCCAGCGAGAGAGACTCGGAAGGGAGTTATGATCTGCTGTGTGCGGGATGTTTCTCTCACATCTTGCCCCAAGCAAAGTGTTTCAAAAATCAGGTGAGTGACTCTGACTCGTGACTCTGCCTTTCTCGATAACCGCGGTATATAACAACACCCTGGAGAGGTATGTGCAAAGGGATGACGGAAACTTGCTGTGCATGGCTGACTCCGTCTAAGgtgctccctccctctctcGCCAGCGGCGTCCAGGCATCGGGAGGTTTCTGTCTCCGGCATCTACCTGTTCTGGAGCCGGCTGGCCCATGAGCCGCCACCCCGCCCAAACGCCGTCCCCTCGTCCTTCACACAGTCTCCAGCAGCACCCGCCGGGAGGGTCGGCATTTACTGTAACTGTTGGTTCCCCACTGCATCCTACAACCGGCATTTTTTTCTCCCGAGCCACCGGCATGGCTCTCGCGGGGCGAGGCCGTTTCTCCGGCAGTGAGCTGTCCGCCGGGGCAAGCCTAGATCCGCTCCTTCGCCGCACCTGCCCTGCCAGAGCGCGGGGCGCGACGCAGCGGCGGTTCCGGGGGCACCGGGAGCCATCAGGGCAGAGCGACGGTTGCAGAGCGCCTGAGCCGGCCGGCTCGGGCTCCCCCTCGTCTGTTCCGCCCGTCGGGTCGGGCTGCGCCGTGGAGTCGCAGTCCCACTGCCCTCCCCATGGaccctgctgctgagcagaaatGCGCGCAGCGAGAGGCCTGTGATGTATGCTCAGGgaggaagaaatgggaaaatagGTGTTCAAGAGTGGGACTGTGTCATGGCTGTGTCTGATGCACAACTGCATCAGACCACAATGACTAGGTCTCAGAGACCTCGTGAAGAAGCTCATGCATGAGCAAGTTCAAGCGTTTCCTTATTCAGCAGAAGCTGAAACTGAACCTAACTTTTTTTGAATAAGAAGGCAGGATTTTGTGTGATGAGTATTGCTTTGATTCCAATTAAGACTCCTATTCCAGTAAAAAAATGCACATACTTTCTAAAATGCTGGAAAATCCCTCATTAAAATTCTTAGCTAAACGGGAAGTGCATTTTGTATATTCTTAGGCgaacaatgcagaaaaaatcCCATGTTGATTTAGGAATAGTAACAGTAGTGGCAACACAACTCACATGTGAGTTCCATACGGACTACAGCTGTCATTTTAGTGATGCAATGTAAGCTCGTTCTAATTGATGAGGTGGCAAACACCGGGATATAAATTATCATTTATTGCTGATGTGATTTGTGAAAGGGCTTCACTAGATAAAGCTGCATCAAATCTAACACAAAACATCATGTTCTTTGTTCAGCTGCTCAATTTGTTCTTCCTAAGCACTTGCATTCCTGTGCAGTTTGTAAGTGAGCAATAGTCACCAAATTTGTACTATGAAGTAACAGTGTCCCCTTTTATAAATGATTTAGTAAATAGTGAGTTATTTAAATTTTGAGAAAAGTTACACAGAATTTTCAATGGAGATAGTAGTCTCAAACTGTTATTCTGAGGAAAcatcatgaagttcagcaaaacTGGACTCTCTTCTGAAGTGCAGGGTCTCCTCTGGATGCTGCCTCATTGATTGCAGTCAAGTTGGCCTGGAGAATCATCCAGCTCTTGTACTTGTTCACTGATTATCTTGGGTTCATCATTCAACCTATTGCTGTTGCTATATGTACAAAAGACTTAGTGTTATGtatctgctctggcagggggagtGTGAAGATTAGTTGCTATTGGTACAGAATTTTATCTAGACTAATTTTTATTCCAAGAACAAAGGTTAAGAATCTGTAGGCATCAACGGGCAGTTTGAGGCAAATATTCTGTGCTGAATatgcaagaaaaattatttaaagccAGTGGAAGTGCCTTTGTGTGCTTCATTCCAGGTTCAAACAAATTTTATTGAGCTTGTATGCCGTGACTATGAATATACTTGATTATATTTCAGACTGTATGAAATGAGCAAAATGACACCCCATGAGGGATGTGTAGGGGAACAACATAATGAATCTGCTAAtcaccaaggagtgggtgtgagccactaCACCTGTACCCAGTTGAGGCAGGGCCCCATGGAGCATGTGCGAGGCCGTGGACCAATAAATACTGAGTCTCTCATCCACCAAGCAGCTCACTCCAGAGCTAGCTTTGAGTGTGGCTGGTTgcgtcctcagcagcaggctaaCCTCGCAGCAACTCTACGTTACGTTGCTCATCTATCCAGCCCGGCGACGCCAACCTCgctctcctcccgctacatttggtggagaatgcgggcaacataaagaagcagcagtgtgagaagctggcaacaggaacattatccccgatttgaaaaaatgcctgggctaacactctccctgaaaggtatcaagctctttggtttggaaacccctgaacagagggaagccaagataaggcttctctctttggaagccccttagcagaaggaagccaggaggatggaatcccatggtatggaatcccacggaggaaccagaagaaaaaaaaaattaattaaagtaaagtataaattaaagtatggaatcccacgaaggaaccagaaatctctttggaaacccctgagcaaagggaagccaagataaggattctctctttggaagccactgagcagagggaaaccaagagaagagcagaaacaggagggagaagaacaaaaggtagagactttgtgaaaaagtgcctgggctgacactcggttgcctaagctagggttaaaatcccgtaagttataagtgtatttttgtaaaaaatcttgtatgtatgtgtaaaaatcctgtactcagggccccctcgatgctcttagctgagtgtcctgcggggcctgaagaaaaatcctgtatgtctgtattctgtgcgccc encodes:
- the ADM gene encoding LOW QUALITY PROTEIN: ADM (The sequence of the model RefSeq protein was modified relative to this genomic sequence to represent the inferred CDS: inserted 1 base in 1 codon), with amino-acid sequence MKLLHVALLYVGSVTFFGVDAVKVDVATEFKRKWTKWALSRAKRDIKPSVALRGLGAAAEVQPLIRTQDVREDPRVSHPSSREDAHIRVKRYRQSINSFPHFQAIRTGCRFGTCTVQKLAHQIYQLTDKDKDDTAPPNKIXPQGYGRRRRSLPERRSPDRFPWAGRRPRTRRAQPLAPVLGI